A window of Agelaius phoeniceus isolate bAgePho1 chromosome 9, bAgePho1.hap1, whole genome shotgun sequence genomic DNA:
CTATGCTagagaaacagagcagcaaAGGAGGAAATATTGTTGTGTCTTTGGAATAAAGCAGTTTTATGCCTCTTAAAATACAACAATAGAAGAACTGACAGAATCTCATATTAAGCACAACTCCTAATCAAATGGTAAGTGATAACAAAATATCTTGTGGTTCCTGGCAGAAATAGCTGTAATACACATATGTATCATTTCCAGTATAATGTTTCTAGTCCTATTCCATTGCAATCCAATCTGCTTCATAAAAGCATGGTCAGACAATGAAAGATCTAATCTGATTCTGGAATCTGTTAGATCAAGACAGTGATATCTGAGACATAAATGTGGACTACTAACTAGAATGGAAGCCTATCTGCCTATAAAGTACATGGAGACCAGAAACAGAGGAATTACATGTATGTACAACAGTTGCATAAGTGATTGCTGATGTCACAATGCATTCAATTTATTATTGAATTGGCAAAAagcttcaaaattattttaattcttttaacTGTACAGTTTTCTATTGCTCTGTGACTTTGCCTACAGTGACGCTCTTTTACTCTTTATCTTTCTGCCATATAATGGAGCTAGGAGAGAAAGATTTAGGACACATGATCACAAATTGGACCATCCTGTTACTATTTCCTTTCTATTGTTTAAGTCAATGTAGCTGTTAAGCCTCAGGTTGTTTCCTGGATATTTCAAAAGGTGTGAGGACTAGACCCATCTGTCTATGTGATCATAGGAATTTTTTAGCCCTGTAGGATAAAAACTATTCTCTGTGGTCATTGTAATAGATTGATAGCAGAAAAGCCCAAAAACTGAATTGTCTCAGGAGCAGACCTATATAGTTATAATGGTTTTACATTAAATTGTTTATGACAATTTATTGTCATTAAATGATAACCATTTAGAGATACTGGGGAAGAATTCTATGTCACAGGGAATCAGATTTTTGTAAAGCAAAGGGAAAGGATTTGTTTATTCACCTTTTCCATTGTTGTACATCGTGTGTGGCAAATGGGAATTGTGTACAATGGCTGGTGAAAGGGGGGAATTCTTTACCCCCTCCCAGGTTTGAGCTCCAGAAAAAGGATGGGGTAATTTTTCCTCCCCAGAGCTGTATATGCCTCACACCTGAATGGGACTGCAGCAGAACCCCCAGTGGGGAAGAAGAGACACTGAAGAAATCATAAGAAACCAGCCTAGAGCAGGAATGTGCTCATGTGTTTATACACATACATTTAACAAAAAGGTTTACTCTGCCCTTCACCTTTTGCCATCTTTTTGGTCTCTGCTGTTTCCTTCGAGCTCTCCAAGCAAGGGTTTCCCACATATGTGATGCAGTAGAGAAGCACTCACATCACCCTTTTTTGCTGTATCAATTGGACAGCAGTGCCATATTCTTCCTTCTCAGTGTTTTCCACTCACCCAGCATCCTTGGAGTGGCAGCAGAACGTGAATGCTGTGTCTGCTATGCCTCTTGTAGGGCTGGAACAGCATCCTGCACCTCAGAGTTCTGCATGCAGCATCAGGCAGGGCTGAATGGAAAATGCCATGACCAATTTAGAAGAAATAAAGGCCATTCATCTGCCTTTGGGGAGTAACCCAGATACAGAGCTCACTGTGCTGGGTGTAACATGGAGAGATGCCCTGTCTGGCAGAACCATTGAGTCAAGAAATTCAGAGCAGGAAAAATACAGAATAGCACTGCCCTTCTTTTAAAAGTGAGAACCCAGGCACAGTTTCTTCTCCACCAAGATCAAAATGAACATCTGTGGCATGTGAAAGAAGCAAATCTCAGAATAACAAGTTTGAGACACTTCTTTCATGTGGGGGATAGCTGAGACACATTAAATGGGCTTTTTAGGGACTCTGACTTAATTCTTTCCCAATAATAAAACCTCAAGGCGTTACTTACACTTGAATATGTTAAATTCAGCTGATTTaccttaatattttttattaaagtaCTAGTTTAAGATTAAGCACTAAAAAGCATATTTTCCTCCTGAATTTGACACAATATTTTTGAAGTTCATGAATCTATTAAGCCCCGAACACTCTCTAGTGTATTAGACAACAGTAGTGATTTACATTATTTTGACGTTGCAAATGAGTTTTCAAGGGTAATGGATTTCATATAGAAAGATTAAAAGATAACATTCCTTCATTTGTGCCTGCTGACTTCTTTCCCCCTATCATACTACATTTAGCAAAATGAATAAGGCAGAAGCAATGCTGGTGTATTTTTATGCTAATTAAcgtattttaatttcaaatagcATTTCTGAAGAAAAGATACACTCCAAAAAAAGTGATGCCAGGGCAAAACTAAtgaattttcattcttttcagtATACTTATGCTTTCATGAATTCTTTTTGTTATATTCTGGTGCATGAGAATGCATCAGTAGGCACTCAGAATATGCAGCCCACAGATCTGATTTTTACAGAAATCCAGCTTAACGTTTTTAGCTATGTAATAAACTTCACCCTAAAAGTGTTATTTTTAGTGACCAGTTGGGTAATAGCTATAGGAGCACATACTTCAGTAAGGCAGATAAGGATTGTTTTGAAAACACCACATTGTAAATGACAAGAAGTCTTTGCGCACAAAGGATGTGTTTAGCTGTTTTGTACCTAAACTGGGCTATTCTTAGACAAATTTTAAGGGTAGGCCACTCTTGTCCCCAAAAGTCTGCAGCTGAGAGCTCACCCTTGCTGCAGTTAATTAAAGCAGTGTGATGTGTACTTTAATTAGTTAAACTGAAGTTTCCTGCACTAATTCCTCTCTTCCGCATCTTGAAGCACCTTGGGAAACCCTTGGCTCCTGGGAGTGAGAATGGTTTTGGCCATGGTGCTATAAGTCAGAAATGTCCATGGTCTCTGCATGATGCCCATGGCTATGTTCTAATGCTGATGGTGAGGGGCACAAGAAGCAGCCCTTTTTAGCAGCACAGTCCATGGATTGCACTGCTCTGATCCCAGACAATTCCAACTAGAATTCTTAGTTCATGGCCCCTCCAGGCACAGATTCACTGGCAAAATACTGATCTGCTGTAATTTACTTGTGCATCCTGTCAAGAATAGAGCACAATAAGCCAGTCTGTCCTTCTTGGAACACTTGTCACAAAAGCAATATAAAGCCAATGACATGGCTGAACAGGATTGTTGATACTTATCAGAACAGATCAATAAATGATGTTTCTTTTACTTCCATAACTCTAGCTTACCCAAGTGCTTGTATAAAGCAAGAGCACTGGGGCTACTGCACTGCAGTAAAATCAACAGTGCATTCCACAGAGCCAGGCAAATCTCATGTTTGTTCTGCTAAGTGAATAGACTGAGAAAACATGCtcctcaaaaatattttaaatcacatTGCTATACTTCTTGTTTGTAACACTCCAGAACTTTCACTATATGAATAAACACTGGTAGCTCTTGAAACCAAAACATTATTCAGGAATTTGATTTGAAAGAATTTCTTTCACAAGTAACAAAACAAATCACACCAATTTTCTCTAAATCCTTCTGGAGGAAGTGAAAAAGAACAATTTGGGAAGCTAACAGTAACTGATAGGTAAGTTCCAGTTGAGCAGAAGCCAAAATTGAAACTAAAAATCTTAGATCTAAATAAAGGCATGTGATTGCATCTTAGAGAAAATTCCCATTGTCAGAAAGGAAATACAGAAACTTTCTATAATTGAAAGTAAATTCAAACTTAGGATATTCTTACCCAGCTATGCAGAGCCATAGTACTACTTTTGTAATTAGAAAAAGATACTTAGTTTAAAATACCCCAAATTAGAAAATATAAAAGTTTTCAACagacctaattttttttctgtgaaaaactgaCCCATTATAAGCATTTTTCTTGTCTGTAAAACTGTGTTTTCTTCTCCAGGTCTTCTTGAACTGGGACAGTGTTTACTTTGTTCAGTCAAACCTTGGACATTgaataaatgtattttctttttgattaaGAGATGATAAAACCAATTATTTTAGTACTGAAATAATCTATTGGTATAAGTTTGCAGTTTGTTACTCCTGCCTGAAACataaaggaaagaaagacaGTTCATCATCTCAGCTTAGTGGCAGAGCTCTTCCTAATTGTTGAATAGATAAGAAGAATGAAGATGAGTGCTTGCTTGTTATAACCATCCACTCAATAGAAAAAGTGATAGACTTTGGGGAGTGAACATTCTTCTATACTCCAAGATTTCTTAAGgtagcaaaataaaatttaggTTTCAGAATTTCCTTAAAAGCCTAAATATGTTTTATGTGCATGAAGATTGAACAAATTCATAGAAATCACAGCCTGTTATGGCCAATGGGAGATTTCCTTCCGGAATAAAAGATCTTTTATATAGAATACCAACATTATAAATTTTAACATGAAAGACACATGAATTACAAGTTGGAAGTACTTGCAAAGAGAGGATTGAAAATTATGAAACAGAAAACTTAGCCAAAGATTTTGGTCTAGGGTAGAGTAAGTGAATAACTTTTAACAGTTAACCTCTGCCCTCTGTAGTAACTCTGTGTTATCCTTCCAGGTACCTGGGAATCACAAGACCCCTTACATACCCTGTGAGGCAGAATGGGAAGTGTATGGCCAAAATGATCCTGTGTGTCTGGCTTCTGTCTGCCTCTATCACCATACCCCCGCTCTTCGGCTGGGCCCAGAACGTCAACGATGAAAAGGTTTGCCTCATCAGTCAAGACTTTGGCTACACCATTTACTCCACAGCAGTTGCATTTTATATTCCAATGTCAGTGATGCTTTTCATGTACTATCAGATCTATAAAGCTGCCAGGAGGAGTGCTGCTAAACACAAGTTTTCTGGTTTTCCCCGTCTGGAAGAAATGGAAAGGATTTCTGTGAATGGACTTGTAAAACTGCACAAGGAATCTGAAGAATGTACTAATTTTTCACGACTCCTAAAGCATGacaagaaaaacatttccatctttaaaagagaacagaaagctGCCACCACCCTTGGGATTATTGTTGGGGCTTTCACAATCTGCTGGCTgccctttttcctcctctcaaCTGCAAGGCCCTTCATCTGTGGTACAGCGTGCAGCTGCATCCCCCTCTGGGTGGAGAGAACATTTCTGTGGCTGGGCTATGCAAACTCCCTCATTAACCCTTTTATCTATGCCTTCTTCAACCGGGACCTGAGGACAACCTATCGCAACCTGCTGCAGTGCAGATACAGGAACATCAACCGCAAACTCTCGGCCGCGGGCATGCACGAGGCTCTGAAGCTTGCAGAAAAGCCAGAATTTGTTCTGTAAGGTCGCTCATCCTCTACTGTGATCATTTGCTGTTTTATCACATTGGCTTTTCCCCCACAGGTTTGAAAGAAGCTTTGTAGGAAGAACCAGTTGAGCACTGTTAATGCAGTCAGCAGAAAACAAGGTAGAGCTCAGCAGTCCTAatcagcctggaaaagcaagACCATCATCTAAAGAATTTGGGTCTAAGAGGAATATAAGAAAGGATGGAAGTGAAATGTAGCACAGGATGTTTGAGCGGTTAGTGAGGAAAAAGCAAAGTTGGCCTAACCCATTTGTTTGGCCCAAAAAATGTTTAGTAGGTATGAATGTTGGATGCACCTTGTGTCCCAGAGATTCTTTGCTGTAATAAAGACCTGAGAATGGTGAAAAGTTAATTTCCTTCCACTTCAGtattacaaaaataaatcagtaaAGAAGAAGCTGAATCAAAGAACTTGTATTCCTTAGAAATATTCTTTATGATAAAACCCCATATGTTCATTAAACATTAATTTACTGGATTGCCTGGAAATGAACTATGTTGTGAAATTCAATATTGCCTTTGCACAGCAACTCTGGCACTGAAAGAATGTCACACTTCCAATGTGATTAAAAGAGTTTGAGTAAAGTCACATGGACCAGCATCTACTGCTGCatacagccctgcagcacagttagctgcagtgctgctgtgcaaatCACACCAGGTAATCTTGTACCATATTTCTAACATAAAAATGTGTCTGATTACAGTTTATTTCAGGATCTGTCTGGTCTTTGTCCATCTCTTCATTCTTTAATTCTCTTGGCTTTCTCAGCTGAGCACTTCTCTAATCTAGATGGAGACTCTCTGTGCACAAGTAATTTCTGTGATGTATGGCTAGTCCTTGTTCCACTTCAGTAGTTAATTTACTGTCTATTTGAAAGCTCTTCTACTTTCTGGgacttctttctcttctgaagtcagtaaggaaaaaaaaaaaaccatgagACCTTATGACTTCAGAGACACCTGGACTTTATCCTTGAAATCTGATTTTACTCATCACTTGTGCTTAAAGTGATTTAAAGCCTTGCCGTGTGTACAAATAAAGACAATTTACTTTTTCTGGTTCTAGCTTTTTCTACCATCATTGCAGTTTGTCCAAGTATGTGATCCTACTTCTCCTGACTTTAGTAACAGATCTCTTCTGTCAGTATGGCAGGGCCAAATAGTATaacaattttttattaaaaattaaaaataatcttatccgttatattaatatattactAGTAATGTATTAATATAACATGCAGCAATTTTGTAAGATACtgttataataaaataataataaaacaactCATAAGATCAAGATGAGTTCTTTGGCCCAAGTTTGCACTGCACACCGTCTTCCAGCTGAAGCAGAGGGCAAGGGTACATTACTGAACAAAGACTTCAATCTTCAGAGCTTGATCTGCTTTTTCAGACATTGGGACACCAGTGAGGAGACATGTTCATTATCAAGTTGCCTCAGCATCAAATCCCTCTTTAGGCTAATTTCTGTCCCTGCTTTCTCAAGTCTGAAGGCAAAATGACTTCAATGAGCTCAGTGATGTTCATTTGGGCTGAGCAGGGGCAGTCAGTGCCAGAGCCCTTGCTCCAAGCTTACAGAGGTACTGCAGGCACTCGAGCCTCTCACTGGCACACAGCCATGAGCTGGGTGATGTGCTGAGCCACATGTACTGAAACAGGCTACAGCAATTTTAGATGCATTCATATGCTGCAGTAGGGAGTACATTTTGGCCTCATTTTCACAACAGAATTGTAGAGTAAGAGGCTGTATTCCAGCAGCAAAACAGTTTTCTAAAGAAGCTTCCAATTGATTTGGGACAGtcctatttattttaaatgttccAATATTATGCACAgggacaagaaaaaaattgggCCCAGAAGATCCACAACCTCTGGAGTATAGAGTTAACTCAAGCATATTTTCCATATTGAACATGAAATGATTGTTGTTTCTTTATTACTTATCAGAGtagcttttgtttgtttgtttccagcATAAATGAGAAGTTTTCAAGGCCCCCTGTAagtttttttcctgtataaGGACATCCATGGGAATATACAAATAGATGTATCTGGGAAGACTCCAAGTGGGACTATAAAACTCTGGAGGAGATTTTAGATTTCTGGACAGAAGATTCAGCATTTTTATTCTGCAGGAATGCCTGAGAAGCTGTGTTTCCTCCAAATAAgatgatatttatttatttattttttttaaacggAATATGTGTCTTGTGAGTCAGAAACTGACATTTACCCAGCTGTCACTAAAGGCAATTGCTTTCCTCTGGGAAAACATCCTGCAGGAGTCCAGCTTTCCTCTACCATCTGTTTCAGGTAATGAGAGCCCAGGAAGGAATAAGAGTTGTTACGGTGTTTATACTAATCATGGAAGTTTTTTGAGGCAAACATCCATATCTGATCTCTGGGTGtgtttggaaagaaaagaaaaaccaaagaaaaaatactccaaaaaccaaaacactacAAAGTTTCTTCATACAACCAAATCAGACAAATGGAACACCTTCTAGATGGAGCTGTATTTGAGGGGAAAAGTGAAGCAGCTGAGAAGATTAGAACAATGTTCCACTGCCCAAGCACACAAAGAAgttgagaagaagagaaagtttGCAGACAGAATTCtagtgggaaaaggctttagGAAGAAGAAGGACATAATTGTTTCGGTTTGTGAACAGgacatttctcttttttaaaagataaataattaaattgaACTGCATCACAATAACTGCagcaataacattttttttcactcaGATAATTCACTACGCTTGACAAGGGGGTGATACAAAAATGGGTGAATGAGAAGCCTATGTCAACAGGTGATGTAGCAAATCCAAGAAGAGACTGCACTCTTGGTCTGTGTGCTCCTCCATGTATTTCCAGAGGAAAGCCAGAAGGGTGAATCAAGTAGATGGGGTtgtgaaaaaaatggaaataaaagacTCCAGGAACcagccagagcacaggcagGCCAGCATAACACTGCCTAAGTGAAGAGGGAGAAAATGAGACTTGTACTCCCCCTGGCCTCTCAGCACAGCTTTTAAGAGGGAGACTGTCTGTGGTGGGAGCCTCATTGCTAACACATTCTCCAGCTCCCACCACCTGCCAGCCTGCACATCTAATGCTGCAACACACTATTGGCACTTGCCAAACTCCTGTTTAGCAACAGCCTCACTGGGGAGTAATAGAAATAGCAGAGTAGTAAAACTGTGACTTGATGATAATATCTTATTATTATGCCTCTACTGCTTCACATTTCAAtttcataaaaagaaaactttttttttcatgctctGTTCAGAGCTAGCACCACCTGCAGAAAGATGTGTCAAAGACTAGCAAATTAATCAATTACAAAGAGACAAAGAAGGGAATTATGTATCAAATTAATACTATAAATAATGCAGACAAAATCCACTCACTTTTGCCCCTGgtccctggcaggacaacagatGTCCAGGCAGCCATTGGTCCAAAAAGTGCAGCATTATTTAAAGAACACTATGGAGTTAAGTTTTTTTATGACTGACCAAGATACTGCAGTTACACAACTGGAAGGTGTTGGAAGCAATGCCATTGGTTTTTTTACTTTCCCTACCTATTtaattttcatattatttttctgatcctacaggaaaaaacccttttaGATTACAGCATTCTCGAAGAAAGTGCAAGATCAACGCATCATCAAATCCTCTTCACAGTTTGCTTAAGAAGTAATTCttgtcttttaaaatgtttctcaggaagacacagagaaagagaaaggagaaaattaagAGACTTGGGGAATGGTTTTAATATGCAGAATTATTAATATCCTGGAATAGAAGACACCTCTTATTTCAAATGCTGACGAGGTAGGGATTGTGAggactagatttttttttcaagaaaggCTCAAGcaagtaaatttaaaaatagcttaAGAAAAATTGAATCAGAAGGGTAATCTTTAAAATTTGCAAGAAATACAAAATTAGGTCCCTCTTCATGGTTTTAAATCTTCTAATGTTGTTACCACCACTAAAGATTGGGTTCAGCATGAGTCTGAAGtgaattatattatttatatctACTTTCTAAACATTTGCCAAATGGGTCTGTCTTTCCCCACACCCAAATTCAGCTTCTCTGCTCTTTCACTGAATCCATTCTCACCAAGGGATAGTTCCAAAAGGACAGAATGGCTTTTATTTGCTGAAAACTGAAAAGATGCTTATGATTCCCAGATTCATTTCTCAGTGCTCCAAGCTGAAAACCCCCATTGAGCTACTTCTAAAGGATATTAATATATGATGATTGCTGAGGGTAATATTTTGATGATTTGTGTAACTTTGTGACTTTACTGATTGAAATTATAATTTGTCTTTTTTGCAATCTTTAACATAGAGCTAGTTGAgttacttcagaaaaaaatgtgttcaAAAGTATCAAAGTTTGCAGAAGAGTTCATCCAGTTTTATAAACCAACATACCAGactgaataaatattttgccttttgttttctgtctaCTCAGTCAAAATCAACGATATTTCATTAATTCAGTAGTTGGGTGGTCTTGCTAGTTCCAGGAAATTGTGTTTACAGTATACTTGTTTTTACCTTTTGcaagagaagagaaagcaaGCCACTGAAGTATACTTAGTTCAgccctttaaaaaaatctcctttgaagcatggaaaaatagaaaagaatgcATCTGGATAAACTCATTATTGCCTCAGAAAACTTGGCATCTCTTGCTAAACTAACCAGGTCTGTGTAAAAACAACAGGGATGTCTCAGTAAAATCTACCATCCTGAAGGTGGTTGCAAGGAAAATACAAATTAGGCAAATGAACATTTACTTCCCAACAGTAGTGCAAAAGCTG
This region includes:
- the HTR7 gene encoding 5-hydroxytryptamine receptor 7 isoform X3, translating into MVLALNGSHLSGNLRPLALEEPRALGGGRMIAGSWPPRSLAKLGPSPPPSALPTASPLPANDTQCGEQILSYGSAEKVLIGAVLCLITLLTIAGNCLVVISVCFVKKLRQPSNYLIVSLALADLSVALAVMPFVSVTDLIGGEWIFGRLFCNVFIAMDVMCCTASIMTLCVISIDRYLGITRPLTYPVRQNGKCMAKMILCVWLLSASITIPPLFGWAQNVNDEKVCLISQDFGYTIYSTAVAFYIPMSVMLFMYYQIYKAARRSAAKHKFSGFPRLEEMERISVNGLVKLHKESEECTNFSRLLKHDKKNISIFKREQKAATTLGIIVGAFTICWLPFFLLSTARPFICGTACSCIPLWVERTFLWLGYANSLINPFIYAFFNRDLRTTYRNLLQCRYRNINRKLSAAGMHEALKLAEKPEFVL
- the HTR7 gene encoding 5-hydroxytryptamine receptor 7 isoform X2, which produces MVLALNGSHLSGNLRPLALEEPRALGGGRMIAGSWPPRSLAKLGPSPPPSALPTASPLPANDTQCGEQILSYGSAEKVLIGAVLCLITLLTIAGNCLVVISVCFVKKLRQPSNYLIVSLALADLSVALAVMPFVSVTDLIGGEWIFGRLFCNVFIAMDVMCCTASIMTLCVISIDRYLGITRPLTYPVRQNGKCMAKMILCVWLLSASITIPPLFGWAQNVNDEKVCLISQDFGYTIYSTAVAFYIPMSVMLFMYYQIYKAARRSAAKHKFSGFPRLEEMERISVNGLVKLHKESEECTNFSRLLKHDKKNISIFKREQKAATTLGIIVGAFTICWLPFFLLSTARPFICGTACSCIPLWVERTFLWLGYANSLINPFIYAFFNRDLRTTYRNLLQCRYRNINRKLSAAGMHEALKLAEKPEFVLKKPF
- the HTR7 gene encoding 5-hydroxytryptamine receptor 7 isoform X1 gives rise to the protein MVLALNGSHLSGNLRPLALEEPRALGGGRMIAGSWPPRSLAKLGPSPPPSALPTASPLPANDTQCGEQILSYGSAEKVLIGAVLCLITLLTIAGNCLVVISVCFVKKLRQPSNYLIVSLALADLSVALAVMPFVSVTDLIGGEWIFGRLFCNVFIAMDVMCCTASIMTLCVISIDRYLGITRPLTYPVRQNGKCMAKMILCVWLLSASITIPPLFGWAQNVNDEKVCLISQDFGYTIYSTAVAFYIPMSVMLFMYYQIYKAARRSAAKHKFSGFPRLEEMERISVNGLVKLHKESEECTNFSRLLKHDKKNISIFKREQKAATTLGIIVGAFTICWLPFFLLSTARPFICGTACSCIPLWVERTFLWLGYANSLINPFIYAFFNRDLRTTYRNLLQCRYRNINRKLSAAGMHEALKLAEKPEFVLKTQRKRKEKIKRLGEWF